AGATGGGGGTGCTGAGTTTGATATCAAAGTATCTACGGTCGTTTATCAAAAAAATATAACTGAGATAAGGCTAAATACTTCAGAAAGTAGTGACGCTACAAATCTAAGCATAAAGGATACTTTAAATTTAGAGGCTGTTTATCTGCCAAACAAGGGAGATGATGACTACAAAGAGATAAGCTGGGCTTATAAGGTGATAAGAGAGGATAAATATAATAGTGAGGTTATGGTAGATAAGGTAGCAGGGGCGATAAATTTAAGCGAAGAGAAATTTAAAGGTAAAAAGATCACCTTTAGCCCAAAAGATGATATAAAAGATAAAGAGCTACTAAAAAGACTAAATCATGGCAACCATATCATAATGTTTTTTGCCTATCTAAGATTACCTGCGTTTAAGACTAAATTTGGAAAGACGCATATTAGAGTAGATATAAAAGCGCCTATCTATTTAAAATACTCTAATGGCAAGCTTTGTATATATGAGTTTGGGCATACTGATGCCACTATGTGCTTTGATACAAGCTTGTCTGGCGGTATCTTTGATAAAGAGAGCAAAGATGAGAAAGTAGAGCATATGCCTAAAGGGGTTTATTATATAAACTCAAATTTAAGCGGTGGCGATATAGATATATATGAAGATGATAAGCTAAGTGAGACATGCTACCAAAGCATAGATGGCAAAGATAGATCATATGTAGAGCCATGTAAAATTTATGTAAGAGATAGCAATATACAAAGAGTATCATCTACGAAAAGCGGAATAAATTTGATAGATAGTGAGAATAAAAATAGATTTATCCAAAAATTTAACGAAGTAAAACAAAGAGTTGGACTAGATAGCAAAGAGGTTAAGCTAGAAGTTGGGTAGGGGGGGCGATATCTTAAAAATATAAGTAGTGTGATGGAAAATTTATGATTATAGATTCAGACTTCATAAATATCTTGTCTTAAGCACTATTAAATATGTGAATTTTTTCAAGAGAAAAAATTGGAGTTTATGAAATTGGCCAGAAAGTGAGGCTTTGTTTTATATTTTAGCATTTGCAATAACAGACAAGCAAATTAACTAAATTTAACTTTCTATTACTGTTTTGGCTACTACTTTCCATTCGTGCATGAGCTTTTCAAGGCTAAATTTAGCATTTGCAGGGCTGGTTGATGGTAGTTTGATTACTTCATTTTTTGTCGCTTTTATGATCTCACCTTCTAAGTATTTTTTGCAAATTTCATAAGCCTTGCCGCCGTTTGCATAGACTTGCGTGATATTTGCTTCTTTAAATAATGGCTTTAAATTTACAGGTGCGATCTTGCTCATTTTTGCATCGCTTGAGCCCTCTATCTCGCATGATAGCGCTGCGTCATATATCGCGATGTGATGAGAGAGTAGAAATTTTATCTTTTCATCCGTGCTTTCTGGTACATCAGCATTTAAAATCCCAGCCAATACCCGCCAAAAGCGGTTTTGCGGATTTGTATAATAAAAGCCAAATTTACGAGAGATGACAGAGGGAAATGAGCCTAGGATCAAAATTTTAGAGTTTTTATCAAAAATGGGCTTAAAAGGGTGCGTTTGGCTCATTTTCCACCTTTTAAATTTGAAAATTTAGCCGCCAAAAAACGGCTAAATTTAATGAAATTTTCTCTTGCCGTTTAAATTTGGCAAGAGAAATTTAAATTTACTCAGCACTTTGCGCAGCTTCGCTGCTCTCTATCTCGTCGCTAAAGTCTGCTAGGCTTAGGCGTTTTAGCTGGCGGTAGCGTCTTTGCGCATCAGCTTTGTTTTTAGCTAGTAGCTCGTCTGCGTGCTCAGGGTTGGTCTTTTTAAGCGAGTTGTAGCGAACTTCGTTTAGCAGAAACTCTTCATAAAGCGACCAGTCTGGCTCTTTTGAGGTGATTTTGAGCGGATTTTGTCCCTCTTTTAAAAGGCGCGGATCGTATAGGTATGTCGGCCAGTATCCGCATTTTGTAGCGAGCTCGCCCTGGCCGCCTGACTGCGATAAGCCGCCTTTGATGCCGTGAGCGATGCACGGAGAGTAGGCGATGATGAGACTTGGGCCATCATACGCTTCGGCTGCTGTGATCGCTTTTATCACATTTGCTTGGCTCGCGTTTGAGTTGATCTGCGCTACAAAAATGTTGCCGTAAGTCATCGCGATGTAGCCAAGGTCCTTTTTCTGAGCCGGTTTGCCGCTAGCTGTAAATTGTGCTATCGAGCCTGCGCGGCTTGATTTTGAACTTTGGCCGCCAGTATTTGAATAAACTTCGGTGTCAAGCACTAGCACATTTACGTTCTCGCCGCTAGCTAGCACATGGTCAAGTCCGCCAAAGCCGATGTCATACGCCCAGCCGTCGCCGCCGATGATCCATTGCGACTTTTTGACGAGAAATTTCTTAAGCTCTAAAATTTCTTTTACGCCTGGCGCGTTTAAATTTTGCTCTAAAATAGGCAATAAATTTTTCGTGATCTCTTGCGTTTTAACGCCATCATTTTTGAAATTTATCCAGTCGTTGTAAAGCGCTGAAAGTGCGTTTGGTACGCTGTCTATGTTGTTTCTCATGATATCTTCGATGCGGTGGCGCATAGTCTCGATCGCTACGTTCATACCCATGCCAAACTCGGCGTTATCTTCAAATAGCGAATTTGCCCACGCAATGCCCTTGCCATCGTCATTTGTGGTGTACGGAGTAGATGGGGCTGAGCCGCCATATATCGAGCTACAACCAGTCGCGTTTGCAACGATCATGCGCTCACCAAAGAGCCTTGTAATAAGCGTGATATACGGAGTTTCGCCACATCCCGGGCAAGCGCCGTGGAATTCAAAGAGCGGCTTAGCAAAGCCAACACCTTTAACGCTCTCTTTGTTCATGAGATCGTCTTTGTAAGCGACCTTTTTAAATAGATAATCAGCGTTTTCTTGTTCGTTTTTGCCTAGCTCTTCTTCAAGCGGCACCATTACGAGCGATTTCTCCTTGCTTGGGCAGTTTTGCGCGCACAGCTCGCAGCCTGTGCAGTCTAGCGGGCTTACTTGGATCTTGTATTTTAGTCCCTTGACCTCTTTGCCTTTGGCTTCTAGGTTGTGCTCTTTTACGCCATCTGGGGCTGCACTAAGCTCGTTCTCGTCTATCAAAAATGGCCTGATTACAGCGTGTGGGCAGACAAATGCGCACTGGTTGCACTGGATGCAGTTTTGCTCGATCCATTTTGGCACCATGACGCCAACACCACGCTTCTCGTAAGCCGTCGTGCCAGCTTCAAAGTGGCCGTCTTCGTAGCCTATGAAGGCTGAGACTGGCAGGCTGTCACCGCGAGCTGCATTTATCGGTTTTACGACGTTTTCGATGAAGCTGTTGCCGATGTATTTTTCATCTTTTTGAGCGTCATCTGCTAAATTTGCCCACGCAGGATCAACTGACACCTTTATAAGCCCATTTGCGCCAACGTCGATAGCGTTGTAGTTCATCTGCACGATCGCTTCGCCTTTTTTAGCATAGGCTTTGTGAGCGTACTCTTTCATATATTTTTGCGCATCTTCAAATGGTATGATATCAGCAAGCTTGAAAAATGCCGACTGCATTATGGTATTTGTGCGGTTTTTAAGGCCGATATCGTGCGCTAGTTTGGTTGCGTTTATGATGTAGAAATTTATATTTTTGCTAGCTAAAATTTTCTTAACTTTATTTGGTAGCTTCGCTATGGTCTGCTCTGCGTCCCAGATAGAGTTTAATAAAAATGTGCCGTTTTCTCTGATGCCATCAATCACGTCGTAAATTTCAAGATATGCTGCGACTGAGCAGGCTACAAAGTGCGGGTTTGAGACGAGATATGTCGAGCGGATCGGCTTTTTGCCAAAGCGAAGGTGCGAGCGCGTGTAACCGCCCGATTTTTTACTATCGTAGGCAAAATATGCCTGTGCGTAAAGATCAGTCTTATCGCCGATGATCTTTATTGAGTTTTTGTTCGCGCCCACGGTGCCATCAGCGCCAAGGCCGTAAAATAAGCACTCTTTAACGCTCTCATCGCTTAGTGAAATTTTCTCTCCAGTTGGTAGCGACGTAAAAGTGACGTCATCAACGATACCCACCGTAAAGCCATTTTTTGGCTCGCTTTGGTTTAAATTTTCAAACACAGCTAGCATCTGCGCAGGATCGACGTCCTTTGAGCTTAGGCCGTATCTGCCGCCAACTATGATCGGGGCGTCCTTTTGGCCGTAAAATGCAGCTTTTATATCAAGATATAGCGGCTCGCCAAGACTGCCAGGCTCTTTTGTGCGGTCAAGAACGGCTATTTTTTTCACGCTCTTTGGCATCACATCAAATAGATACTTTGTGCTAAACGGGCGGTACAAATGCACCTTGATAATGCCCACTTTTTCGCCTTTTGCGTTTAGATAATCCATGACCTCTTCAAGAGTTTGCGTCACTGAGCCCATGGCTACGATGACACGTGTCGCTTCTGGGTCGCCGTAGTAGTTAAATGGCTTGTAGTCACGACCAGTGATCTTTGAAATTTCAGCTAGGTAGTTTGCCACGATGTCTGGCACCGCGTCATAAAAGCGGTTGCTTAGCTCTCTTGTTTGAAAGTAGATATCATCGTTTTGCGCTGTGCCTCTTGTTTTTGGGCTCTCTGGATTTAGTGCTTCGTCTCTAAATTTTTGTAGCGCCTCTCTATCAAGTAGCCTATCAAAGTGCGCGTAGTCCATCACTTCTACTTTTTGAATTTCATGGCTCGTTCTAAAGCCATCAAAGAAGTGTAAAAATGGCACGCGACCCTTGATCGCTGCTAAATGCGCCACACCAGCGATGTCCATCACCTCTTGCACTGAGCCACTTGCTAGCATAGCAAAGCCAGTTTGGCGACAGGCGTAGATATCTTGGTGGTCGCCAAATATTGAAAGTGCCTGCGCCGCTAGCGAGCGAGCTGAGACGTGGATGACGCCAGGGAGGAGCTGGCCTGCTATTTTATACATATTTGGAATTTTTAAAAGTAGGCCTTGAGAAGCTGTGTAGGTCGTAGTTAGCGCGCCAACTTGTAGCGAGCCATGTACCGTGCCAGCTGCGCCGCCCTCGCTTTGCATCTCGACTACTTTTACTGGCATACCAAATAAATTTTTCTTGCCCTGCGCTGCCCAAAGGTCAGTGTAGTCAGCCATAGGCGAGCTAGGAGTGATAGGGTAAATTCCAGCCACCTCTGTAAATGCGTACGATGCGTAAGCTGCGGCCTCGTTTCCATCCATAGTTTTCATTATTTTTGACATATTTCCGCCTTAAAATTATCTTAAAAATGGCTTTATTATAAGGAAATAATCCAAAATTTGTCATTAATCTCTATCATTAAAAAATTAAAATTTATAAATAACTAAGATGTAAGTCAAATTTTAATATTGTAGAGGCAAAGTAAAAAGGATGAAATTTTGATAAATATTCATAAAATAGCCTATCTAAGGGTTATCGCGTTAGCTTTTGCAGCTTTTATATTTAATACAACTGAGTTCGTGCCGGTACCGCTTTTAAGCGACATAGCAAAGGATTTTGGCATGAGTACGGCTGATACTGGGCTCATCATCACGATATATGCGTGGAGTGTGACGATACTCTCGCTACCATTTATGCTGTTAACTGCAAATTTAGAGCGAAGATCGCTACTCTTAAAGGTTTTTATCATTTTTGTGGCTTCTCACGCACTTTGCGCTCTTGCTTGGAATTTTACTGTTTTAGTCATAGCTCGCGTGCTAATAGCTATCTCACACGCCATATTTTGGTCGATCACTGCCTCGCTTGCTGTTAGGGTGGCACCTATCAATAAAAGCTCGCAAGCTCTGGGGCTTTTAGCGCTTGGCACATCGATGGCGATGATACTTGGTTTGCCGCTTGGTAGGATTTTAGGCGATAGCTTGGGCTGGCGTGTCACATTTGGGCTCATAGGGATCTTTGCTGTGGGCGTTGGTGCTTGGCTATATAAAATTTTGCCACTTTTGCCTAGCAAAAACTCAGGCTCGCTAAAGAGCTTGCCGGAGCTTGCAAGAAATGGCTTTTTGATGGTAGTATTTTTGCTAACTGCTATCGTTATCAGTGCGCATTTTAGCACTTATAGCTACATCGAGCCATTTGCTAAAGATATAAGCGGCTTTGATGGTAAATTTATCACCATATTTTTGCTTTTGTTTGGCGTCGCTGGCATCGTAGCAAGCTGGCTTTTCTCTAAATTTTATAAGCTCATACCAAATGCTTTTACAGCTACCTCAATAGCGATCATTTTAGCCTGCTTACTGACGTTAAATTTCATCGCTACAAATGAGAGCTTGATGCTTGCGCTTGCCTTTATCTGGGGGCTTGGCATAGCTGGGATAAATATGAGCTTTCAGATCAAGGTGCTAAGCTTAGCCTCAAATGCCACGGACGCTGCGATGGCGATATATTCAGCTATTTATAATATCGGCATAGGAGCTGGCGCGCTAATAGGCCATCAAACGATAGTTCATCTTGGCGAGCAAAATATCGGCAACGTTGGCAGCCTTTTTGCAGTGGCTGGGCTTGTCATTTTTTTCGTTGCGGCAATTAAATTTAAAAAGGCTAATTAAATTTAGCCTTTTTAAAAAACCAAAAACGTTACAAATTTCTACAAATAAGTGATAATAAATATCATAACTAAGAATAATTTTAGCTAAACTTTTTTATAATCGTTATCAGAAAACGAATAAATTTTAGGAGCTTGTTATGTCAGTTTTAGTTATCGGAGCAGATGAGATCACGCCTATTAAGGCTGTTTTGCATGATTTGGGAGCTGAAAAGATAGAGCACTGGGACGCTAGAAATGAAAACCGCGTAAATCGCAAGCCGATCCCACAAGATACTGAGTGCGTGGTGATGCTAACTAGCTTTTTAAATCACAACACGATGAAGACCATTAAAACTCAAGCAAAAAAGAGAAATATCCCTATCGTTTGTGCAAAAAGAAGCGTTAGTTGCGTATTTTGCGAGTATTGTAAGGTCTTTGGCCTAGATAAGGAATTTGGATGCAAAGAATAATCGATGAAGTTCGGGTTTTTATCAGATATTGGCGAAATAACTCCAAGTATTTTTGCAAAGCTTGACAAGTTTTCGCGTGCAAAAATTTTCATCGCACTTTATAATGTTGGCGTAGAAAGCGAGCTAAAGATCCCGCTTTCTTACGCTAAATTTCTAAATTTCAAAGATATTTTTGAGGCTAGGATAAATTTCTTGCTGCGTGAGAAATTTTTAAATTTCAAACCAGTTGATAGCTTTTGCATGCCTTCAAACATCATCATAAATGCTTATTTGAAAAATGACTTTAAAGCGTTGAAATTTGTAGCAAAAGAGCCAAAAATGGCAGCTGCAAAGATGATAAAGATGCTTTATAAAAGCGGGAAATTTGAGTTTTTCATTGACGCAGCGCAGATGTTTTGCCAGTTTGTTTATGATAAAATACGCCTCCGCCATCAGGACAAAGAGGTCGTGCTAAATGGCGGCGTCATCTCAGTCAAAAAAGATGGCAAAAATTTACTCAGCGTCATGCCAAGCTTTAAAAGGGTGAGCTTTGATGATATGAGAAATTTAAACGAGGACATCGATGCAGCCGTTTGCGCGCTTGGTAGTGAGTGCGAGATGGTTTATATCGTCTGCCCTAGAAATGAGGAATTTAGGCGGCACGTTGAGGTTAGACACTGCTTTGCAAGAGGGTGCATAAAGCTCGTGCCTTATACGATTATTAGTAAAATTTTTTAAAAAGGATAAAAATGATAGGTATAGTTTATGGAAGTAGCATGGGAAATACCGAAGATGCAGCAAAGCTTATAAGCGAGGGTTTGGGGCTTGAAAACGAGCTTTTAAACGTCTCTGACGTGGATGCAGCGAAGCTAAATGGCTTTGATAAGCTCATTCTTGGCACATCGACCTGGGGCAGTGGCGACCTGCAAGACGACTGGGACGCATTTGACTTTAAAGCGTTAAATTTAAGTGGCAAAACGGTCGCTGTTTTTGGCATGGGCGATAGCGAGAGCTACTCAGATGAGTACTGTAACGGCATGGCAAAGCTTTACGATGAGGTCGTAAAAGCAGGCGCAAAGATAGTGGGCGAGGTTAGCACTGATGGATATACATTTGATGGCTCTGATGCCGTAAGAGGCGGTAAATTTGTAGGTCTAGCGCTTGATGCTGATAACCAAAGTGACAAGACAGAGGGTAGAATTTCAGCTTGGATCGAGCAGATAAAACCATATTTTGCGTAATAAATTTAGCTAGATCTTCTAGCTAAATTTATATATCCATAGCCGAGATAAAGCTTTTTATCCTCTCATTTTGGCTATTAAAAAACTCATCTACTAAGCCATCAAACGCGATCACGCCTTTATCTAAAAACAAAATTCTATCAGCTATCTTTCTAGCAAAATTCATATTATGAGTGACGATGATCATAGACTTTTTCTCTTTTGCAAGAGATAAGATGACCTTTAAAACTTCAGCCTCAAGCTCTGGATCTAGCGCACTTGTAGGCTCGTCAAGCAGTAAAAAGTATGGATTTACAGCTAGTGCTCTAGCGATGGCTACACGCTGTGCTTGTCCGCCTGAGAGCCTGTTTGGATAGGTATCTTCTTTGTGGCTAAGCCCTACTTTGGCTAAAAGCTCTTTTGCCTCTTTTATCGCCTCGTTTTTATCCTTTTTTTGAACGTAGATCGGAGCTTCGGTGACATTTTGAAGCGCTGTTAGGTGCGGGAAGAGGTTGAAGCTTTGAAAGACCATGCCTGTTTTTTTGCGAATTTCTAAAAGCTCTTTTGAGCTAAGCTTCTCTTTAAAATTTACACTCCTACCATCTACCTCTAAAGTGCCACTTTGTGGGATCTCAAGTAAATTTATGCATCTAAGAAGCGTTGATTTGCCACAACCAGATGAGCCAACTATCACGGTTGTTTGCCCCTCTTTAAAGCTTGTATTTATGTTATCTAGCACCAAATGATCGCCGTAAGATTTGCTTATATTTTTAAAATTTATAGCCATTAGACATACCTTGAGACAGCTTTTTCAAGCCTTGATTGAAGATAGGTTAAAAGTGTGCAAACCACTAGATAGATGAGTGCTGCTAGGATGTAGAGGATGAGTGGCTCAAAGGTTCTTGCTGCGATCCTTTGAGCGACCATAAACATATCTACCATCGTTATAGAAGCTGCTAGTGAAGTGTCTTTAACAAGGCCTATAAATGTGTTTGAAAGCGGAGGGAGTGAGATCCTCACTGCTTGAGGTGCAATGATACGCTTTAAAATTTGATAGTGCGTCATGCCAAGCGATGTGGCCGCCTCCCACTGACCTTTTGGCACAGAAAGTATGGCAGCCCTTACAGACTCAGACGCATAAGCGCCCACGTTTAGGCTAAATGCGATAGTAGCAGCACTCCAAGTATCAAGCGTGACACCGATGCTAGGAAGCCCGTAAAATACGATGAAAAGCTGCACAAGAAGCGGTGTGCCGCGAAATATCCAAACGTAGGTGGCAAATATAAATTTTAAAATTTTTATATTTGAAAGCCTCGCTACTGCTGTGATAATTGCGATGACAAGCCCTAACGAAAACGAGAGCAAAGTAAGTGGGATCGTCACTTTTAAAAGTGCGATGATCATCGGTAGCGTCGAGCTTGAAACAAGCTCGATCACTCTATCTAAATTTTCCATTTTTGCCTTGTTGGTTTATAAATTTATTTTGAGACGTCTTTGCCAAAGTAGCTTTTTGAGATGGCTTCTAGTTTGCCCTCTTTTGCAAGCTCAGTTAAAGCATTTGAAATTTGCTCTGCAAGCTCGGCGTTATCTTTCTTAACAGCTGCTGCTGTGTAGTCTTTCTCGTCAAGTGAGGCAGCTATCTTTACAGGTGCATTTGGACGCTCTTTTATGAAGTCGTAAAATACGATGTTATCTCTTACAACAGCATCTACACGCCTTGATATAAGAAGCTCCATACTTTTAGCAAAACTGTCTGTTACGACGTGCTCAGCACCGTATTTTACGGCTACTTTCGCCCAGTTGCTAGTTGCTGAGTCGGCATCTTTTTTGCCTTTTAGATCAGCAAAACTTTTAATGTCGTTATTGTCTTTTCTAGTGATGATAGCGCCAAATGTCACAGTATAAGGCACTGAAAAAGCATACTTTTTCTTTCTCTCATCAGTTATGCTTACTTGATTAAACACAACGTCTGCTTTGCCTGCGTCAAATGCTGCTAGCATCGCGTCCCATGGAGCTGTTAGAAACTCAATTTTTAAATTTAACTTTTGCGCCACAGCTCTTGCGATATCTACGTCGTATCCTATTAGCTCATTTTTGTCATTATAAAATGTAAAAGGCGCGTAAGTGCCTTCTGTTGCTACTGTTAGCACGCCATCTTTTATAGTTTTTGCTTGTAAATTTAAAGCCATTGCAAGCACTACTACTACTTTTAATAAATTTGTAAATTTCACTTTGATCCTTTATTTTGAAATATCTTTTCCAAAATATTTCATCGAAATTTCGCTTATCTTGCCTTCGGCTTTTAGCTCATCAAGCGCTTTGTTTATCGCTTCTAGTAGCTCGGTGTTGCCTTTTTTAAGAAGTGCAGCTGTTGGCATCGGCTCATTGCTAGTGTATGCGATCTTGAGCGGTGCATTTGGACGCTGCTTGATGTAGTCAAAAAATGTGACATTGTCATTTATCGTATCGTCAGCTCTTTTTGAGATGATAAGCTCCACGCCTTTGCTAAAGCCATCAGCCACGATCACTGTTGCACCGTTTTTCTCAGCTATCGCTGCCCAGTTACTAGTTGCAGAGTGCACGCTTCTTTTGCCTTTTAGATCAGCAAAACTTTTGATGTCGTTATTGTCTTTATGCACGACTATTACTGGATATGGCATGGTGTAAGGCACGCTCATATCATACTTTTTCTTTCTATCTTCGTTTATGCTAACTTGATTAAACACCACGTCCGCTTTGCCAGCGTCAAATGCCGCAAGCATCGCATCCCATGGGGCTGTTAGAAACTCGATCTTTAAATTTAGCTTCTTTGCAACAGCTTTTGCGATATCTACGTCATATCCTACTAGCTCGCCCTTTTCGTTATAAAATGAGTAAGGTGAGTAAGTGCCTTCAGTTGCAACTATAAGCTCGCCTTTTTTGATAGTTGAAGCATTTAAATTTAAAGCTAAAAAAGCACCTGCGATAAAGCCAAAAATGGGCTTAAAATTCATTGATTCTCCTTATTTAGAAATGTCTTTGCCGAAGTATTTAAGCGAAATTTCGCTTAAAACTCCTTCTTTGCTAAGCTCATTTAGGGCATTATTTATCTTATTTAGTAGCTCTTTGTTACCTTTTTTAACAATCGCAGCCGTATACATAGGCTCATCACCAGCTTCGATGATCTTTATAGGGGCATTTGGATGTTGTTTGATGTAGTCATAAAACATCACCGCATCATCTATCGTATCATCTGCTCTTTTTGTGATGATCAAATTTATCTGATCGCTCAAACTATCGGCCACAACTAGCTTGGCGCCATACTTTTCAACGGTTGGTATCCACATGCTATTTACTGAATGCACACTTTTTTTGCCTTTTAGATCAGCAAAACTTTTGATGTCGTTATTATCTTTATGCACGACGATGGCTGAGTAAGAGACCATATATGGCACGCTGTAGTCATACTTTTTCTTTCGCTCGTCGGTTATACTTACTTGGTTAAACACCACGTCCGCCTTGCCAGCGTCAAATGCCGCAAGCATCGCATCCCATGAAGCTTCGATAAATTTTGGCTTTACGCCTAGTTTTTTAGCCACGGCTCTTGCTATCTCTACATCATAGCCCATTAGCTCATCTTTTTCATTGTGAAATGAAAATGGCGAATAAACGCCTTCTGTTGCTATCCTTATGACGCCATCTTTTTTGATCTGCTCGTAAGAATTTGCCAAGGCAGAATTTAAAGAGAGCAAACAGCCAACTACGCAGAGCGCACCAAATTTAAAAGCACTAGAAAATTTCATACAAAACTCCTTATAGAAAAATAAAATCAATAACGGAATTTGCAAAAAAAGATAAATTTAAGATTTATGCAAATGTCAGTCGCAACTGCGACCTAGGTAATATTTTGGTGCTATTTTATCACAAAAATAAAATGGCGGCGGCTCACTCCGCTAAAAGTGAGACCGCTAGAGCTTTAACGCCCTTAAAATCAACCTTGCCGCTTGCAAGCGTTGGGATATCATCAACGATAAATATATAGCTTGGTATCATTATAGGAGCTAAGCTACTCTCTTTTAAAATTTGCTCGATATTTTCAGGCTCTGTGCCGCTTTTTACCAAAAGTGCGATCGCTTCGCCCTTTTTGCTATCTGGCACGTTTGCGCTACTAAATACAACATCGCCTCCAAGCACCTTTGCAAGCTCTTCTTCGACGCTTCCAAGGCTTATCATCTCGCCGCCTATCTTGGCAAATCTTGAGTATCTATCGACGATAAACACAAAGCCGTTTTCATCGATGTGGCCTTTATCGCCAGTTTTATAGTATCTTACGCCATCAATGTGCGTGATGACCTCGCTTGTTTTAGCTTCGTCGTTTAGGTAGCCCTTCATCATCTGCGATCCGCCGATGACGATGAGCCCGTCTGTGCCAGTTTCTAGCTCTTCAAGCGTCTCTGGATCGATTATCTTGATGATAGTGCCAGGCAGAGGCATGCCAACGCTGCCAGGTCTATTAAATGTAAGCTCTTTTAGGCTCTCTTTTTCTAGGATATTTGGCATATTTACAGCAGCTACTGGCGCAGTTTCGGTCGCGCCATATCCTTCATAAATTTCTATGCCAAATTTGAGCCTAAACTCGTCTTTTATCTCAGGTTTTAGCTTTTCAGCCCCAGCTACGACCATTCTGGCACTTTGAAACATCAGCGGATGAAGCTTTTTGTTTCTAGTGTAGAGCCTAAAGAACGTTGAGGTGCCAAAGATGATGCTAGCGCTGTGTCTTGCAGCCATTTTGCCGATAGTCGCTCCGTCTGTTGGGTCAGGTACGCTTACCATTTTTATGCCCTCGCAAAGCGGCATGAGCGTGGTGACTGTTAGTCCAAATGAGTGAAAAACAGGGAGTGAGTTTAAGATCACGTCATCTTTTTTGAAATTTAGAAGTTCGCTTATTTGCTTAATGTTTGCAAGTAAATTTTTATGGCTTAGCTCGATGCCTTTTGGCTCGCCCTCGCTGCCGCTACTAAATAAAATTGTAGCCGTGTCTTCTAAGCTTACACGCTTAAAATAGCAAAGCTTAATAAGCCAAACTGGAGCAAAAAACGCGGTTAAAAGCGCAAGAAATTTCTCTTTTTTTGAGACGCTAGCTGAGAGATCTTCTGCAAATTTAGCCTTGCCGCTCATCGCATCTTTTAGATCAAAGCCCTTAAGTACGAGCTT
This genomic stretch from Campylobacter concisus harbors:
- a CDS encoding DNA-deoxyinosine glycosylase, which translates into the protein MSQTHPFKPIFDKNSKILILGSFPSVISRKFGFYYTNPQNRFWRVLAGILNADVPESTDEKIKFLLSHHIAIYDAALSCEIEGSSDAKMSKIAPVNLKPLFKEANITQVYANGGKAYEICKKYLEGEIIKATKNEVIKLPSTSPANAKFSLEKLMHEWKVVAKTVIES
- the nifJ gene encoding pyruvate:ferredoxin (flavodoxin) oxidoreductase — translated: MSKIMKTMDGNEAAAYASYAFTEVAGIYPITPSSPMADYTDLWAAQGKKNLFGMPVKVVEMQSEGGAAGTVHGSLQVGALTTTYTASQGLLLKIPNMYKIAGQLLPGVIHVSARSLAAQALSIFGDHQDIYACRQTGFAMLASGSVQEVMDIAGVAHLAAIKGRVPFLHFFDGFRTSHEIQKVEVMDYAHFDRLLDREALQKFRDEALNPESPKTRGTAQNDDIYFQTRELSNRFYDAVPDIVANYLAEISKITGRDYKPFNYYGDPEATRVIVAMGSVTQTLEEVMDYLNAKGEKVGIIKVHLYRPFSTKYLFDVMPKSVKKIAVLDRTKEPGSLGEPLYLDIKAAFYGQKDAPIIVGGRYGLSSKDVDPAQMLAVFENLNQSEPKNGFTVGIVDDVTFTSLPTGEKISLSDESVKECLFYGLGADGTVGANKNSIKIIGDKTDLYAQAYFAYDSKKSGGYTRSHLRFGKKPIRSTYLVSNPHFVACSVAAYLEIYDVIDGIRENGTFLLNSIWDAEQTIAKLPNKVKKILASKNINFYIINATKLAHDIGLKNRTNTIMQSAFFKLADIIPFEDAQKYMKEYAHKAYAKKGEAIVQMNYNAIDVGANGLIKVSVDPAWANLADDAQKDEKYIGNSFIENVVKPINAARGDSLPVSAFIGYEDGHFEAGTTAYEKRGVGVMVPKWIEQNCIQCNQCAFVCPHAVIRPFLIDENELSAAPDGVKEHNLEAKGKEVKGLKYKIQVSPLDCTGCELCAQNCPSKEKSLVMVPLEEELGKNEQENADYLFKKVAYKDDLMNKESVKGVGFAKPLFEFHGACPGCGETPYITLITRLFGERMIVANATGCSSIYGGSAPSTPYTTNDDGKGIAWANSLFEDNAEFGMGMNVAIETMRHRIEDIMRNNIDSVPNALSALYNDWINFKNDGVKTQEITKNLLPILEQNLNAPGVKEILELKKFLVKKSQWIIGGDGWAYDIGFGGLDHVLASGENVNVLVLDTEVYSNTGGQSSKSSRAGSIAQFTASGKPAQKKDLGYIAMTYGNIFVAQINSNASQANVIKAITAAEAYDGPSLIIAYSPCIAHGIKGGLSQSGGQGELATKCGYWPTYLYDPRLLKEGQNPLKITSKEPDWSLYEEFLLNEVRYNSLKKTNPEHADELLAKNKADAQRRYRQLKRLSLADFSDEIESSEAAQSAE
- a CDS encoding sugar transporter codes for the protein MINIHKIAYLRVIALAFAAFIFNTTEFVPVPLLSDIAKDFGMSTADTGLIITIYAWSVTILSLPFMLLTANLERRSLLLKVFIIFVASHALCALAWNFTVLVIARVLIAISHAIFWSITASLAVRVAPINKSSQALGLLALGTSMAMILGLPLGRILGDSLGWRVTFGLIGIFAVGVGAWLYKILPLLPSKNSGSLKSLPELARNGFLMVVFLLTAIVISAHFSTYSYIEPFAKDISGFDGKFITIFLLLFGVAGIVASWLFSKFYKLIPNAFTATSIAIILACLLTLNFIATNESLMLALAFIWGLGIAGINMSFQIKVLSLASNATDAAMAIYSAIYNIGIGAGALIGHQTIVHLGEQNIGNVGSLFAVAGLVIFFVAAIKFKKAN
- a CDS encoding DUF2325 domain-containing protein, encoding MSVLVIGADEITPIKAVLHDLGAEKIEHWDARNENRVNRKPIPQDTECVVMLTSFLNHNTMKTIKTQAKKRNIPIVCAKRSVSCVFCEYCKVFGLDKEFGCKE
- a CDS encoding UDP-N-acetylmuramate--alanine ligase — protein: MKFGFLSDIGEITPSIFAKLDKFSRAKIFIALYNVGVESELKIPLSYAKFLNFKDIFEARINFLLREKFLNFKPVDSFCMPSNIIINAYLKNDFKALKFVAKEPKMAAAKMIKMLYKSGKFEFFIDAAQMFCQFVYDKIRLRHQDKEVVLNGGVISVKKDGKNLLSVMPSFKRVSFDDMRNLNEDIDAAVCALGSECEMVYIVCPRNEEFRRHVEVRHCFARGCIKLVPYTIISKIF
- the fldA gene encoding flavodoxin FldA, which codes for MIGIVYGSSMGNTEDAAKLISEGLGLENELLNVSDVDAAKLNGFDKLILGTSTWGSGDLQDDWDAFDFKALNLSGKTVAVFGMGDSESYSDEYCNGMAKLYDEVVKAGAKIVGEVSTDGYTFDGSDAVRGGKFVGLALDADNQSDKTEGRISAWIEQIKPYFA